A part of Pararhizobium sp. A13 genomic DNA contains:
- a CDS encoding glycosyltransferase, whose product MSIDPPIAESGGSLRILQVLEPSGGGSGRHFLDLCRGLKERGHHVEAVYSPVRAEDGFVRELKSIDLPAIHTVAMKRAPGWSDIAAFRALRGIIGNGEPFDIIHGHSSKAGALSRPHLPGRHIPRVYTPHAFRTMDPALGKAGRLVYGAIELILAGLFTDHLICVSDDEYAHARSLGIPECRLSVIVNGVAPLPLDMARTVRASFGIPAETFVFGFVGRLSHQKAPERLIEAFRNAASRLPDAQLIMVGSGEREREVRKAIAESGLQKRIRLTSAFTGSQAIPAFDALVMSSRYEAMSYVMLEAAAAGKPIISTDVGGASMAIDRDKTGLIVANDGDTGKLANAMVEGADPGRHRAMRAAAEERMSDFSMEKMIDKTEAVYRRLAAGV is encoded by the coding sequence ATGAGCATCGACCCTCCTATCGCTGAAAGTGGCGGCAGCCTGCGTATTCTTCAGGTGCTCGAGCCGAGCGGTGGCGGCTCCGGGCGCCATTTCCTCGACCTCTGCCGCGGCTTGAAGGAACGCGGCCATCACGTCGAAGCCGTCTACTCGCCGGTCCGGGCGGAGGATGGATTTGTCCGCGAATTGAAATCCATCGATCTGCCAGCCATTCACACCGTTGCGATGAAACGCGCTCCGGGCTGGTCCGACATTGCCGCCTTTCGCGCACTTCGCGGCATCATCGGAAATGGCGAACCCTTCGACATCATCCATGGCCATAGCTCGAAGGCGGGCGCGCTGTCGCGCCCTCACCTGCCCGGCCGGCACATTCCGCGCGTCTACACGCCGCATGCCTTCCGCACCATGGACCCGGCGCTCGGCAAGGCGGGACGCCTTGTCTACGGCGCCATCGAACTGATCCTGGCGGGCCTCTTCACCGACCACCTGATCTGCGTGTCCGATGACGAATATGCGCATGCGCGGTCGCTCGGAATACCCGAGTGCAGATTGTCCGTCATCGTCAACGGCGTCGCGCCGCTGCCGCTCGACATGGCAAGGACGGTGCGCGCCAGCTTCGGCATCCCGGCCGAAACCTTCGTCTTCGGCTTCGTCGGCCGGCTGTCGCATCAAAAAGCGCCCGAACGGCTGATCGAAGCCTTTCGCAACGCTGCCTCGCGCCTGCCGGACGCACAGCTGATCATGGTCGGCTCAGGCGAACGGGAGCGCGAGGTGCGCAAGGCCATCGCCGAGAGTGGTCTGCAAAAGCGCATTCGGCTGACCTCGGCCTTCACCGGCTCTCAGGCCATCCCCGCCTTCGACGCCCTCGTCATGTCGAGCCGCTACGAGGCGATGTCCTATGTGATGCTGGAGGCGGCTGCGGCCGGAAAGCCGATCATCTCGACCGATGTCGGCGGCGCATCGATGGCGATCGACAGGGATAAAACCGGGCTGATCGTTGCGAACGACGGCGACACCGGCAAGCTCGCGAACGCGATGGTCGAAGGCGCCGATCCCGGCCGGCACCGCGCGATGAGGGCAGCGGCGGAGGAAAGAATGTCGGACTTTTCCATGGAAAAGATGATCGACAAGACCGAAGCGGTCTATCGGCGGCTTGCCGCAGGGGTTTAG
- a CDS encoding O-antigen ligase family protein, protein MSTLGATSAAGFRPQLAAVAILGSAMVTFGVFLSGFVIAEPAPYEVFMATLIGLWFLFGLKISRAVAPLLALLMLFMTGGILSLTVMSDLATAPMYMAVSGFLALTAVFFAAIIDARHERLKLIFDAWVAAGVLTSLLGILGYFGAIPGAQNFTLYDRAKGAFQDPNVFGPFLVAPSTYLMYRLLTERITTAPIRAVAILIMALGLFLSFSRAAWALYLFCACALVLIMLLKERTGAFRLKILVLTLGGALLMIAALVIALQIPQVADLFSNRTQLVQDYDGGHLGRFDRHKIGFLMSMEKPLGIGPMVFSTIFPEDEHNIWLKCLTSYGWLGFVSYVTLIIWTVTMGFRFLLLDRPWQPYLMIAWLVLIGHAAIGNVIDIDHWRHVYLLLGVIWGCGALEHRHRRRVTLTQHHTSAPTRR, encoded by the coding sequence TTGAGCACGCTCGGCGCCACGTCTGCCGCGGGTTTTCGTCCGCAGCTTGCCGCCGTGGCGATCCTCGGCTCGGCGATGGTGACCTTCGGGGTTTTCCTGTCGGGTTTCGTGATTGCCGAACCTGCCCCTTACGAAGTCTTCATGGCGACGCTGATCGGCCTCTGGTTCCTCTTCGGGCTGAAAATCTCGCGCGCCGTCGCGCCGCTGCTTGCCCTGCTCATGCTGTTCATGACCGGCGGCATTCTGTCGCTGACCGTCATGAGCGACCTTGCGACGGCACCGATGTACATGGCCGTATCCGGCTTCCTGGCCCTCACGGCAGTGTTCTTCGCGGCGATCATCGACGCCCGCCACGAGCGCCTGAAGCTGATCTTCGACGCCTGGGTTGCTGCCGGCGTCCTCACCTCCCTGCTCGGCATTCTCGGCTATTTCGGCGCGATACCCGGCGCTCAGAATTTTACGCTCTACGACCGCGCCAAGGGCGCCTTCCAGGATCCCAACGTCTTCGGGCCGTTCCTCGTCGCTCCGTCGACCTATCTCATGTACCGGCTGCTCACCGAGCGGATCACCACAGCGCCGATCAGGGCCGTCGCCATCCTGATCATGGCGCTCGGCCTGTTTTTGTCCTTCTCGCGCGCGGCCTGGGCGCTTTACCTCTTCTGCGCCTGCGCCCTCGTTCTCATCATGCTGCTCAAGGAACGCACAGGCGCCTTCCGCCTGAAAATCCTGGTGCTCACGCTCGGCGGCGCGTTGCTGATGATTGCAGCACTGGTCATTGCCCTGCAGATCCCGCAGGTCGCCGATCTGTTCTCCAACCGCACGCAGCTCGTCCAGGACTATGACGGCGGCCATCTCGGGCGCTTCGACCGCCACAAGATCGGCTTCCTGATGTCGATGGAAAAGCCGCTCGGCATCGGCCCGATGGTGTTCAGCACCATCTTTCCCGAGGACGAGCACAATATCTGGCTGAAGTGCCTCACCTCCTATGGCTGGCTTGGCTTTGTCAGCTATGTCACGCTGATCATCTGGACTGTGACCATGGGCTTTCGGTTCCTGCTGCTCGACCGGCCGTGGCAGCCCTATCTGATGATCGCCTGGCTCGTGCTGATCGGCCACGCGGCCATTGGCAACGTTATCGACATCGACCACTGGCGACATGTCTATCTGCTGCTCGGCGTCATCTGGGGCTGCGGCGCCCTCGAGCATCGCCATCGGCGCAGAGTCACCCTGACACAGCACCATACGAGCGCGCCAACGCGGCGTTAA